The sequence GGAGGCGGCCTCGAAGGCGCGCAGGCTAAGTAAAGAGGGGAAGCGTCGCATATTGGCTAGGGTAAGGATGGCGTCGGAAATGGTCGGCGGGCAGTATCCAAAAACTCGGCGCTGCAATAACGTGCAACGGTAAACAGTCACAGTATCCTACACGCTGAAATTATCACTGAATCGACGTTGTCAGGACAGTGGGGGCACGATAAACTCCTGCCATGTCCTCCCCAGCTCTTTTCATCATCGCCTCCTTGATCTGGGGCTCCACATTCTGGGCCATTACTTTGCAGCTGGGCGAAGTCGCGCCCGCTATCTCGGTCCTGTATCGCTTCGGCTTGGCTTCGGCCATCTTGTTCGCATTGTGCTACCTGCGCGGGGAGCGTTTGCGCCTGCCCTGGAAAGCCCAGTGGTGGGTGATGCTGCAAGGCTTTGCCAGCTTTGGTCTGAGTTATATGTGTACTTATAGCTCGGAACAGTATCTGGTGTCTGCACTCGTGAGCGTCTTGTTCGCGCTGATGGTGTTCTGGACGCCGATCTGCAACCGCATCGCTTTCGGCGCCAGGCTGACTTGGCGCGTCTGGTGTGCGGCAGCTGTGGCGATATGTGGCGTGGCCTTGTTGTTTTCCCAGTCGATTGCTGCTGCGTGGCGGGAAATCATGGGTGGCGGCAGCGGCCATTTCCTGATCGGTTTCGCGCTGGCGCTGGCTGCCACGCTTGCCAGTTCGGTCGGTAATACGCTGGTAATCAAGGTACGACAGCAGTCGTCGAACGTCATGCTGACGATGGCCTGGGCCATGCTATGGGGTTGCGTGCTGGTAGCGCTCTGGGCCTTGGTCAGCGGCCAGCCTTGGCGTCTGCCGTCCAAGCCGCGTTACTGGATAGGCTTGTTTTATCTTGCCATTTTCGGATCCGTGATTGCATTCAATGCCTACTTCACGCTGATCGACCGCATCGGCGCGCAAAAAGCGGTGTATATCGGTGTCGTCACGCCAGTCATTTCGGTGCTGCTATCGATACAAATGGA comes from Collimonas pratensis and encodes:
- a CDS encoding DMT family transporter yields the protein MSSPALFIIASLIWGSTFWAITLQLGEVAPAISVLYRFGLASAILFALCYLRGERLRLPWKAQWWVMLQGFASFGLSYMCTYSSEQYLVSALVSVLFALMVFWTPICNRIAFGARLTWRVWCAAAVAICGVALLFSQSIAAAWREIMGGGSGHFLIGFALALAATLASSVGNTLVIKVRQQSSNVMLTMAWAMLWGCVLVALWALVSGQPWRLPSKPRYWIGLFYLAIFGSVIAFNAYFTLIDRIGAQKAVYIGVVTPVISVLLSIQMEHYRPGPIEWVGMILCLSSVAWALKSPSVDRTAPKPVGTIPVNGSRETSSIGESSHQLS